The following are from one region of the Marinomonas sp. CT5 genome:
- the dgcA gene encoding dimethylglycine demethylation protein DgcA yields the protein MSQYDALFEPLNINKLTIRNRIVSTAHAEVYATDGGMTTDRYVKYYEEKAKGGCGLCICGGSSVVSIDSPQSWWSSVNLSTDRIIPHFQNLADAVHKHGGKIMIQISHMGRRSRWDGENWPNLMSPSGIREPVHRATCKTIEVEEMWRIIGDFAQAARRAKEGGLDGVELSAVHQHMIDQFWSPRVNKRTDEWGGTFEGRMKFGMEVLKAVREEVGPDFVVGMRITGDEFHPDGLGHEEMKKIAQYYDATGMVDYFGVVGSGCDTHNTLANVIPNMSYPPEPFLYLAAGIKEVVKVPVIHAQNIKDPNQAKRIIEAGYVDFVGMTRAHIADPHFIAKIKMDQVDQIRQCVGANYCIDRQYQGLDVLCIQNAATSREYMGLPHVIEKTTGVIRNVLVVGGGPGGLEAARVAAERGHKVTLLEKAEELGGQLVYAAKAPQRDQIAGITRWLVMELERLGVEVRLNTAANEEMIKEINPDVCILAVGGHPFVEQNPEWGAEEGLIVSSWDILSGAVEPGKNVLVYDTICEFSGMSAADYLASKGSLVELVTDDIKPGVGVGGTTFPTYYRSLYEKEVIMTSDMLLEKVYREGNSLVAVLENEYTAQKEERVVDQIVIENGIRPNEDLYYALKPSSRNKGQIDNEALFDIKPQPVLDTDPSDGMILWRLGDCVSQRNVHAAMYDALRLCKDL from the coding sequence ATGTCCCAGTATGATGCGTTGTTCGAGCCACTCAATATAAATAAATTAACTATCCGCAATCGTATCGTCAGTACGGCCCACGCTGAGGTGTATGCCACAGATGGTGGCATGACAACTGATCGTTATGTGAAATATTACGAAGAAAAAGCCAAAGGCGGTTGTGGCTTATGTATTTGTGGTGGTTCCAGTGTGGTGTCTATTGATAGCCCACAAAGTTGGTGGAGTTCAGTAAATTTATCCACTGATCGCATTATTCCTCACTTTCAAAATCTTGCCGATGCCGTACATAAGCATGGCGGGAAAATAATGATTCAGATTTCTCATATGGGGCGTCGTTCTCGCTGGGATGGTGAAAATTGGCCTAACTTAATGTCGCCTTCTGGTATTCGTGAGCCTGTTCACCGTGCGACTTGTAAGACTATTGAAGTAGAAGAAATGTGGCGCATTATTGGTGATTTTGCTCAAGCCGCTCGTCGTGCGAAAGAGGGTGGGCTCGATGGCGTTGAGTTGTCGGCCGTTCATCAGCACATGATTGATCAGTTTTGGTCGCCACGAGTAAACAAGCGTACCGACGAGTGGGGCGGAACATTTGAAGGCCGCATGAAGTTCGGTATGGAAGTATTAAAAGCGGTGCGTGAAGAAGTGGGTCCAGACTTTGTTGTGGGCATGCGCATTACTGGGGATGAGTTTCACCCAGATGGCTTGGGTCATGAGGAAATGAAGAAAATCGCCCAGTATTATGATGCGACTGGTATGGTTGATTACTTCGGAGTCGTTGGTTCTGGTTGTGATACACATAATACTTTGGCAAACGTTATTCCAAATATGAGTTATCCGCCTGAGCCTTTCTTATACTTGGCGGCTGGCATCAAAGAAGTGGTAAAAGTACCTGTTATTCATGCGCAGAATATCAAAGACCCAAACCAAGCTAAGCGTATTATCGAAGCTGGTTATGTGGATTTTGTTGGTATGACACGTGCTCACATCGCTGATCCTCACTTTATTGCAAAAATCAAAATGGATCAGGTTGATCAAATTCGTCAGTGTGTTGGTGCTAACTATTGTATTGATCGTCAATACCAAGGCTTGGATGTTTTATGTATTCAGAATGCGGCGACATCGCGTGAATATATGGGCTTGCCACATGTTATTGAAAAAACTACAGGTGTCATTCGCAATGTGCTGGTGGTTGGCGGTGGTCCTGGCGGATTAGAAGCGGCTCGTGTTGCGGCTGAACGTGGCCATAAAGTCACTTTGCTGGAAAAAGCTGAAGAGCTGGGTGGCCAGTTAGTGTATGCCGCGAAGGCACCTCAACGAGATCAAATTGCGGGGATTACGCGCTGGTTGGTTATGGAACTAGAGCGTTTGGGTGTGGAAGTTCGCTTAAATACTGCGGCGAACGAAGAAATGATTAAAGAAATTAACCCAGATGTGTGTATTTTGGCAGTCGGTGGGCATCCATTTGTAGAGCAAAATCCGGAATGGGGTGCTGAAGAAGGTTTAATTGTCTCTTCTTGGGATATTCTGAGTGGCGCTGTTGAACCTGGTAAAAATGTCTTGGTATACGACACTATCTGTGAATTCTCAGGCATGTCTGCCGCCGATTACTTAGCTTCTAAAGGGTCTTTGGTCGAATTGGTTACCGATGATATTAAACCTGGTGTAGGGGTTGGTGGTACAACATTCCCAACCTACTATCGTTCTCTCTATGAGAAAGAAGTCATTATGACATCGGATATGCTGCTAGAAAAAGTGTATCGCGAAGGCAATAGTCTAGTGGCGGTACTTGAAAATGAGTATACGGCTCAAAAAGAAGAGCGAGTTGTCGATCAGATAGTGATTGAAAATGGCATTCGTCCAAATGAAGATTTGTACTACGCGTTGAAACCAAGCTCACGAAATAAAGGTCAAATTGATAACGAAGCTTTATTTGATATCAAGCCTCAGCCTGTGCTGGATACTGATCCTAGTGACGGTATGATTTTGTGGCGCTTGGGAGATTGTGTCTCTCAGCGTAATGTTCATGCAGCAATGTACGATGCACTTCGCCTTTGTAAAGACCTATAA
- a CDS encoding VC0807 family protein encodes MSNTPEHKPRPMIDLIVSVILPSVILMKLSGEDKLGTSGGLIAALAFPLGWGIYELIKYRKFNFIALLGLVSVLLTGSIGLFELDNKWLAIKEAAIPAIIGIGVLVSTFTPYPLVRAMFFNAAIMDVDTIKQKLEENNSTEMFEKRLMKATYFIAGSFAFSATMNYILAKWIVTSPAGTEAFNEELGQMTLYSYPMIAIPSMIMLMAIFYYLWRSIQKATGLKLEELIVKK; translated from the coding sequence ATGAGCAACACTCCCGAACACAAACCACGTCCGATGATTGACCTTATTGTCAGTGTCATCTTGCCTTCTGTGATTTTGATGAAGCTAAGTGGTGAGGATAAATTAGGCACGAGCGGCGGTTTGATTGCGGCGTTGGCGTTTCCTCTTGGGTGGGGGATTTACGAGTTAATTAAGTACCGTAAGTTTAACTTTATTGCTTTACTAGGTTTGGTTAGTGTTTTGCTAACGGGCAGCATTGGTTTATTCGAATTGGACAATAAATGGTTGGCGATTAAAGAAGCGGCCATTCCCGCGATTATCGGCATTGGTGTTTTGGTGTCGACCTTTACGCCTTACCCTTTGGTGCGAGCCATGTTCTTCAATGCCGCGATCATGGATGTGGACACGATTAAGCAAAAATTAGAAGAGAACAACAGCACAGAAATGTTCGAAAAACGCTTAATGAAAGCCACGTATTTTATTGCCGGCTCTTTTGCCTTTTCCGCGACCATGAATTACATCCTAGCGAAATGGATCGTCACCAGCCCAGCAGGAACCGAAGCCTTCAACGAAGAATTGGGGCAGATGACGCTTTATAGCTACCCCATGATCGCCATTCCTTCCATGATCATGTTAATGGCTATTTTTTATTACCTATGGCGCAGTATCCAAAAAGCCACAGGATTGAAACTAGAAGAATTAATCGTTAAGAAATAA
- a CDS encoding type II toxin-antitoxin system ParD family antitoxin yields the protein MPKNTSISLGSHFDQFIAQQIEDGRYASASEVIRAGLRKLEDDDQKLKTLQSLIQEGIASGTAEYSYEGLMKELDDELGK from the coding sequence ATGCCTAAAAATACAAGCATTAGTTTGGGTAGTCATTTTGATCAGTTTATTGCACAGCAAATAGAAGATGGGCGATATGCCTCTGCTAGCGAAGTGATTCGTGCCGGATTGCGTAAACTTGAAGATGATGATCAAAAACTTAAAACACTGCAAAGTTTAATACAAGAAGGTATTGCTAGTGGCACTGCCGAATACAGCTATGAAGGTTTGATGAAAGAACTGGATGACGAATTGGGTAAATGA
- a CDS encoding integrase core domain-containing protein yields the protein YQKELQRNKIKPSMTDGYDCYQNALAERVNGILKQEFLIGRCRTFKELERHISESIDIYNRYRPHLSLNMKTPEEVHEKASMESILA from the coding sequence TTATCAAAAAGAATTACAACGCAATAAAATAAAGCCGTCGATGACAGATGGCTATGACTGCTACCAAAATGCGTTAGCAGAAAGGGTGAATGGCATATTGAAGCAAGAATTTTTGATTGGAAGATGCAGAACTTTTAAAGAATTAGAAAGGCATATTAGTGAGTCTATTGATATCTATAATAGGTATCGACCTCACTTAAGTCTTAATATGAAAACACCAGAAGAAGTGCATGAAAAAGCCAGTATGGAATCCATACTGGCTTAA
- a CDS encoding TAXI family TRAP transporter solute-binding subunit, which yields MKITNTFSLIASALILTSVISLPTQAEELKLGAMPVGSGWYVGAAAIQRMVQEKDSKLDIEIIARGGGVANPMVVESGKADIALSNVATSRWASEGMLLYQGNSATHIRSLVGGLNPVYIGAIVRKEYMQKNGFKTLDDILKSDRPVNIMMKPAGSNIPPAVEAILSAYGLDRDKIKSQGGNILQVDSSQMSGLIRDKRVDLYFDTILRGHPSITEISLTGDIEFLDLSERALDVLTSLGLQKGSYGKWFDAQTGSNIGGDFGTHLIASSKMSDDTAYSITKIVVENMDQLSNDFKAWKAFKLEDAAKPEKNGIRLHPGAIRYYKEIGLLK from the coding sequence ATGAAAATAACTAATACGTTTTCTCTAATCGCTTCAGCTCTTATTTTAACAAGTGTAATTTCGCTACCGACCCAAGCAGAAGAATTAAAACTGGGCGCCATGCCGGTTGGATCTGGCTGGTATGTTGGCGCCGCAGCCATTCAAAGAATGGTGCAAGAAAAAGATTCTAAATTAGACATTGAAATCATCGCCCGCGGCGGTGGTGTGGCTAACCCTATGGTGGTTGAATCGGGTAAGGCTGATATTGCTTTGTCAAACGTAGCCACTTCTCGCTGGGCCTCTGAAGGCATGTTGTTGTACCAAGGAAATTCAGCGACGCATATCCGTTCTTTAGTCGGTGGCCTCAACCCTGTTTATATCGGTGCCATCGTTCGCAAAGAATACATGCAAAAAAATGGTTTCAAAACGCTAGATGATATTTTGAAATCAGACCGCCCAGTCAATATCATGATGAAACCGGCTGGCTCCAATATCCCTCCTGCTGTAGAAGCCATTCTTTCTGCCTATGGTTTAGACAGAGATAAAATTAAGTCCCAAGGCGGTAATATTCTGCAAGTGGATTCCTCACAAATGTCCGGATTAATCAGAGATAAACGGGTAGACCTTTATTTTGATACGATTTTACGCGGACACCCTTCCATTACCGAAATCAGCTTAACCGGTGACATCGAGTTTTTAGACCTATCAGAAAGAGCGTTGGACGTATTAACGTCGCTAGGTTTGCAGAAAGGCAGCTATGGAAAATGGTTTGATGCGCAAACTGGCAGCAACATTGGCGGAGACTTTGGTACCCATTTAATCGCCAGTTCTAAAATGAGTGATGATACCGCTTACTCAATCACTAAAATTGTCGTTGAAAACATGGATCAACTAAGCAATGACTTTAAAGCTTGGAAAGCTTTTAAACTTGAAGATGCGGCTAAGCCAGAAAAAAATGGTATTCGTTTGCACCCGGGAGCCATTCGTTATTACAAAGAAATAGGCCTGTTGAAATAG
- a CDS encoding dipeptidase: MNAAELHDKSIIIDGLICAKWNRELFEDMSKGKLTAANCTVSFWENFEGTVRNIVEMNQLIEANSDLLTKVYTTKDIHRAKAEGKTGVMMGFQNAHAFEDQIGYVQIFKDLGVGIVQMCYNTQNLVGTGCYERDGGLSGFGREIVAEMNRVGMLCDLSHVGANTAKEVIIESKKPVAYSHCLPSGLKEHPRNRSDEELKFIADNGGFVGVTMFTPFLRAGVNATVDDYVEAIQYIYNIVGEDAIGIGTDFTQGHGEDFFEYLTHDKGYARRLTRFGEIINPKGIRTVGEFPNLTEALLKHGFSERQVCKIMGENWVNLLHEVWGE; encoded by the coding sequence ATGAACGCAGCAGAGCTACACGATAAGTCCATTATTATTGACGGTTTGATTTGTGCTAAGTGGAATCGCGAGTTATTCGAAGATATGTCAAAGGGCAAGTTGACAGCCGCAAATTGTACCGTGTCGTTTTGGGAGAACTTTGAAGGGACAGTACGCAATATTGTTGAGATGAATCAGTTGATCGAAGCCAATAGTGATCTGTTGACGAAGGTTTATACAACAAAAGACATTCATCGTGCAAAGGCCGAAGGGAAAACTGGCGTCATGATGGGGTTTCAAAATGCTCATGCATTTGAAGATCAAATTGGTTATGTACAAATTTTCAAAGACCTTGGCGTCGGCATAGTGCAAATGTGCTACAACACGCAAAACTTGGTGGGTACTGGGTGTTACGAACGTGATGGTGGTTTGTCTGGCTTTGGGCGTGAGATTGTAGCTGAGATGAATCGTGTTGGTATGTTGTGCGATTTATCGCACGTTGGTGCAAACACGGCGAAAGAAGTCATCATAGAATCTAAAAAGCCCGTTGCCTACTCTCACTGCTTACCTTCCGGTTTAAAAGAACATCCACGTAATCGCTCAGACGAAGAACTTAAGTTTATTGCTGATAATGGCGGTTTTGTTGGCGTTACCATGTTTACACCTTTTTTAAGAGCTGGAGTGAATGCCACCGTTGACGATTATGTTGAAGCTATTCAATACATTTATAACATCGTAGGTGAAGATGCGATTGGTATTGGTACGGACTTTACACAAGGTCATGGCGAAGATTTTTTTGAATATCTTACTCACGATAAAGGCTATGCCCGTCGTTTGACTCGCTTCGGTGAGATTATTAATCCAAAAGGCATTCGGACGGTTGGCGAGTTTCCTAATCTGACGGAAGCCTTACTAAAGCATGGCTTTAGTGAGCGTCAAGTTTGCAAAATTATGGGTGAGAATTGGGTGAATCTTCTTCACGAAGTTTGGGGTGAGTAA
- a CDS encoding dihydrodipicolinate synthase family protein, producing the protein MSKIDIDLRGLNPAPVTPFNRDGTVDYKAIHKLGSWLKSIDGVKSLTVLGHAGEGTFLSEKEQMKVIEAFVESVNDEIPIIAGITKEGTEVAAAECRNAVEAGAKAGLLYPSHGWLRFGYQKGAPQDKYKVCYEDSGLPLILFQYPDVTKCTYDLETQLEISAQPGVFAMKNGVRNMKRWDTEIPVIRAERPDLQILSCHDEYLLHTMFDVDGLLVGYGNVAPELLVKLIEAGKAKDYPAARAIHDQLLPVTKNVYHRGSHMEGTVALKHALVARGILEHATVRSPLLPLAEGADVEIADALRAAGII; encoded by the coding sequence ATGAGCAAAATTGATATAGATCTTCGTGGACTGAACCCAGCACCTGTTACTCCTTTTAATCGCGATGGCACTGTCGACTACAAGGCAATTCACAAACTTGGTTCATGGTTGAAAAGTATTGATGGTGTTAAAAGTCTTACTGTTTTGGGACACGCTGGTGAAGGCACATTCCTATCTGAAAAAGAACAAATGAAAGTCATCGAAGCCTTTGTTGAATCGGTTAATGATGAAATCCCGATTATCGCGGGTATCACTAAAGAAGGTACCGAAGTCGCTGCGGCGGAATGTCGCAACGCAGTTGAAGCAGGTGCAAAAGCCGGTTTGTTGTACCCTTCACATGGTTGGCTACGATTTGGTTACCAAAAAGGCGCACCACAGGACAAATACAAAGTTTGTTACGAAGACAGTGGCTTACCGCTCATTTTGTTCCAATATCCTGACGTTACTAAGTGTACTTATGACTTGGAAACACAACTTGAAATTTCCGCTCAGCCTGGTGTGTTTGCAATGAAAAACGGCGTGCGTAATATGAAAAGATGGGACACTGAAATCCCAGTTATTCGCGCAGAACGCCCAGATCTACAGATTCTAAGCTGCCATGACGAATACCTATTACACACTATGTTTGATGTCGATGGTCTTTTGGTTGGTTACGGCAACGTGGCGCCAGAACTCTTGGTTAAACTCATCGAAGCAGGTAAAGCCAAAGACTACCCTGCAGCCAGAGCAATACATGACCAGCTTTTGCCTGTCACCAAAAATGTGTACCACCGCGGATCTCACATGGAAGGCACAGTGGCATTGAAACACGCCTTGGTTGCGCGTGGTATTTTGGAACATGCGACAGTGCGTTCTCCACTATTGCCGCTTGCTGAAGGAGCCGATGTTGAAATTGCGGACGCATTACGCGCAGCCGGTATAATTTAA
- a CDS encoding (Fe-S)-binding protein: MILDWLPPTLIGVLLVLAGIGAIRRINLWRAGQAENVDFLSGLLAMPKRYLRDLHHVVERDKYMSRTHVATGGGFVLAMVLVLFVHLFGVESKILAWALLAALVMMFCGALFVAKRRLNPPSRISKGPWMRLPKSLLTFSITFFVLTLPTSGILPEGTGGWLLTLVLSFFILLSLSEMLFGMTWGGPMKHAFAGALHLAFHRRPERFGGGRSTGLKPVDFGDGVSVKAVHGVAKPSDFKWNQLLGFDACVQCGRCEAVCPAFAAGQPLNPKKLIQDMVVGLAGGTDEKYAGSPYPGIDVGNAKGGPNQIITDGLVNSDTLWSCTTCRACVEECPMMIEHVDAIVDMRRFLTLEKGDTPNKGAQVLENIIATDNPNGYSPASRTNWAADQNLSVMKDVKQAEVLFWVSDGAFDMRSQRILRSFVKLLKAANVDVAILGDEELDSGDVARRLGDDAAFQSLAKRNLATLSKYSFKTVVTTDPHAFHCLRNEYGDFGSDALKDVEVLHHTTYLNRLIKEGRFNLSPLQGSKVTYHDPCYLGRYNGEYEAPRELLASLGIEVAEMERSRFRSRCCGGGGGAPITDIPGERRIADMRMEDVTSTGADMVAVGCQQCTAMLEGVVEPRPVVKDIAEILAGQLIEETH; this comes from the coding sequence ATGATTCTTGATTGGTTACCTCCAACTTTAATTGGTGTCCTTCTTGTACTAGCGGGGATTGGTGCGATTCGTCGAATTAACCTATGGCGCGCTGGACAAGCTGAAAACGTTGATTTCCTGTCTGGTTTACTGGCGATGCCTAAACGCTATCTGCGTGATCTTCACCATGTAGTAGAGCGAGACAAATATATGTCTCGTACGCACGTAGCCACCGGCGGTGGTTTTGTTTTGGCGATGGTGCTGGTGTTGTTTGTTCACCTCTTTGGTGTCGAAAGTAAAATTCTTGCTTGGGCACTGTTAGCGGCTTTGGTCATGATGTTTTGTGGTGCATTGTTTGTCGCCAAGCGTCGTTTGAACCCGCCTTCACGTATTTCCAAAGGGCCTTGGATGCGTTTGCCCAAAAGTTTGCTAACGTTTTCTATTACCTTTTTTGTCTTAACTTTACCTACTTCTGGAATTCTGCCTGAAGGAACCGGTGGTTGGCTTTTAACTCTAGTTTTGTCATTTTTTATCTTGTTGAGCTTGAGTGAAATGTTGTTTGGCATGACCTGGGGCGGGCCAATGAAGCACGCTTTTGCTGGAGCATTACATCTGGCTTTTCACCGTCGGCCTGAACGTTTTGGCGGCGGTCGTTCTACTGGATTGAAGCCTGTTGATTTCGGGGATGGCGTAAGTGTTAAAGCGGTACATGGTGTGGCAAAACCAAGTGATTTTAAATGGAATCAATTACTTGGTTTTGATGCTTGTGTTCAGTGTGGTCGCTGTGAAGCGGTTTGTCCTGCGTTTGCCGCTGGCCAGCCTTTGAACCCGAAGAAGCTGATTCAAGATATGGTTGTTGGGCTTGCAGGAGGAACAGACGAAAAATACGCTGGTAGTCCTTATCCCGGTATTGATGTTGGAAATGCTAAGGGTGGACCGAATCAGATTATTACGGATGGTTTGGTCAACTCGGATACGCTTTGGTCTTGTACAACCTGCCGTGCTTGTGTCGAAGAATGCCCGATGATGATTGAGCATGTGGATGCCATTGTTGATATGCGTCGTTTTTTGACCTTAGAAAAAGGCGATACTCCTAATAAGGGGGCTCAGGTACTCGAGAATATTATCGCGACAGATAATCCAAATGGGTATTCTCCTGCGAGTCGTACTAACTGGGCAGCTGATCAAAATTTAAGTGTAATGAAAGATGTAAAACAAGCAGAGGTTTTGTTTTGGGTATCTGATGGCGCTTTCGACATGCGTAGTCAGCGAATTTTACGTTCTTTTGTTAAGTTACTGAAAGCGGCGAATGTAGATGTGGCGATTCTAGGTGATGAAGAGCTTGATAGTGGTGATGTTGCCCGTCGTTTGGGGGATGATGCAGCTTTTCAAAGCTTGGCAAAACGCAACCTAGCAACTTTGTCAAAATACAGCTTTAAAACTGTTGTTACGACAGACCCTCATGCCTTTCATTGTTTAAGAAATGAATATGGGGATTTTGGCTCTGATGCTTTGAAAGATGTAGAAGTACTACACCATACGACATATTTGAATCGTTTAATAAAAGAAGGTCGATTTAATTTGAGCCCTCTACAAGGAAGTAAAGTGACGTACCACGATCCTTGTTATCTCGGCCGTTATAATGGTGAATATGAAGCGCCACGAGAATTGCTTGCAAGCCTAGGCATTGAAGTTGCTGAAATGGAACGCTCTCGTTTTCGTTCACGCTGTTGTGGCGGTGGCGGTGGCGCGCCGATTACGGATATTCCGGGTGAACGACGTATAGCTGATATGCGTATGGAAGATGTAACCAGTACAGGTGCAGACATGGTGGCCGTTGGTTGTCAGCAATGTACAGCGATGTTGGAAGGGGTGGTAGAACCTCGACCAGTAGTAAAAGATATTGCTGAAATCTTAGCAGGACAACTTATTGAGGAGACACACTGA
- a CDS encoding type II toxin-antitoxin system RelE/ParE family toxin codes for MNLFTLSKAARADLKQIATYTQKVWGSGKRKTYIKELDLAMLFLAENPMSGMQCNYIASGLRKQQHESHTIFYEIQKESIFIVRVLHKSMDVESKF; via the coding sequence ATGAATTTGTTTACTCTGTCGAAGGCGGCGCGTGCCGACTTAAAGCAAATAGCTACCTATACACAGAAAGTATGGGGGTCAGGCAAGCGTAAAACTTACATCAAAGAATTAGATTTAGCGATGCTTTTTCTAGCTGAGAATCCTATGTCAGGAATGCAATGTAACTACATAGCTTCAGGTTTGCGCAAACAGCAACATGAAAGCCATACTATATTTTATGAAATTCAAAAAGAGTCAATTTTTATTGTTCGGGTGCTTCATAAAAGCATGGATGTCGAGTCGAAGTTTTGA
- a CDS encoding DUF5943 domain-containing protein, which produces MSTHAPEMPILVDDETGVWTTDALPMLYVPRHFFVNNHMGIEDEIGAERYADILYKAGYKSAYFWCEQESECHGIYGEDIWHHYLKRLSQRGWGIFITEELDVEKGTAKIRLENSAFVYHYEKIHGKKVNRKVDYMFTGWFAGALDQILESKGLATRTKAEQTQSAAEEGCDVGYFEVTPL; this is translated from the coding sequence ATGTCTACACACGCTCCAGAAATGCCAATTCTTGTTGATGATGAAACCGGTGTTTGGACTACGGACGCATTGCCGATGCTGTATGTGCCGCGTCACTTTTTTGTTAATAATCACATGGGAATAGAAGATGAAATCGGTGCTGAGCGTTATGCCGATATTCTTTATAAAGCAGGCTACAAATCGGCGTACTTTTGGTGCGAACAAGAGTCAGAATGCCATGGCATTTATGGTGAAGATATTTGGCATCACTATTTAAAGCGCCTTTCACAACGTGGCTGGGGGATTTTTATTACTGAAGAATTGGACGTGGAAAAAGGCACTGCAAAAATTCGTTTAGAAAACTCCGCCTTTGTTTATCACTACGAAAAAATTCATGGCAAAAAAGTAAACCGCAAAGTCGATTATATGTTCACAGGTTGGTTTGCTGGTGCATTGGATCAAATTTTAGAGAGCAAAGGTTTGGCAACTCGTACGAAAGCTGAGCAAACACAAAGTGCAGCAGAAGAAGGCTGTGATGTTGGCTATTTTGAAGTCACGCCATTGTAA
- a CDS encoding LysR family transcriptional regulator, which translates to MNYEVWKTFVDVCELGSLSKVASLHGISQPQVSRQMKTIEEAFNCQLFIRTGRGVELTDLGKRIEPEVRSWLQHTEQLQNSIRNTSGIPIGKVRLAILPSTAAPWLSEVYKLAKERYPGIQLEVREAQGNQLENWLEEGRVDLALLFRHSIDDKGGDIYLRDTATFLVGPPNDPLTANPTIEFSELNGIPLTLFCRPSSWRDRLDVLARRYDIELNVVLEADSLSLQTHAVAADKCYAMLGAYSSESARNLLGLSVSRIIAPGIKRYLALSMSPHGQLTLAIKKVKELIKEVSEKYPPGFE; encoded by the coding sequence ATGAATTACGAAGTTTGGAAAACCTTTGTCGATGTGTGCGAACTGGGTAGCTTGAGTAAAGTGGCTTCGCTTCACGGTATTAGCCAGCCGCAAGTGAGCCGCCAAATGAAGACAATTGAAGAGGCGTTTAATTGTCAGCTATTTATTCGTACGGGCAGAGGGGTCGAACTGACTGATTTAGGAAAACGCATAGAACCCGAGGTCAGGAGCTGGCTACAGCATACCGAGCAGTTGCAAAACAGCATTCGAAACACCTCGGGTATTCCTATTGGTAAAGTGAGGCTGGCCATCTTGCCTTCCACTGCCGCGCCTTGGTTAAGTGAAGTCTATAAACTTGCTAAAGAGCGCTATCCCGGAATACAGCTTGAAGTGCGAGAAGCACAGGGCAACCAATTGGAAAACTGGCTAGAAGAAGGGCGGGTAGATTTGGCTTTGCTGTTTCGACATTCCATTGATGACAAAGGAGGCGATATTTATTTACGTGATACCGCCACCTTTTTAGTTGGCCCACCGAATGATCCATTGACCGCCAACCCAACCATAGAATTCAGCGAATTAAATGGCATTCCATTAACCTTATTTTGCCGCCCAAGTAGCTGGCGAGATAGATTGGACGTATTAGCAAGACGCTATGACATAGAGCTGAATGTGGTACTGGAAGCTGACTCTTTATCCCTCCAGACTCATGCGGTGGCCGCCGATAAATGCTATGCAATGCTAGGCGCGTATTCCAGTGAATCGGCGCGTAACCTATTGGGTTTGTCTGTTTCCCGCATCATTGCACCGGGCATAAAACGCTACCTAGCATTATCTATGTCGCCCCATGGACAGCTCACCCTTGCCATTAAAAAAGTCAAAGAACTCATTAAAGAAGTGTCGGAGAAATACCCACCGGGGTTTGAGTAG